In Drechmeria coniospora strain ARSEF 6962 chromosome 03, whole genome shotgun sequence, the DNA window AAACATGTCTTCGAGCTTCCAACCCACCCACCTACCCGTGTGGCTCATGGGGTCGTCTGAGGAGTTGACCTGTAAAACAAATGCGATATtacggcgtcggccgctACGCCGTGGCTGAACATGCCATTCCCGGGGTTTTTTTTTCGGCATGTATACTCCTTCGGGTCAAGGCTGACGCTTCCGAGCACCGACAGAGCGGTCATGCCGCCTCGTAGTCTTGCGCCTCAATACTTAACTACTTGTCGCCCTCATCGTCATGGCTGCCGAACCTGTGGCTTATTCACCGTTTTTGAGCAGCATCATCGTGACGCACCAAATCCACAGCCGAATGACTTACTGCAAGGAAAAGTACTCATTCAATTCAAATAAATTGCAACTATCGGAGgcacacgcacatgtacagcgcAGACCCATGATGACAACCGCGCATGAACATGATCATCCTCTACCTATTATGACCGGCTTGAGATCAGGACAAACGCCACCCAATCCTTCATCCGCGGAACGACGGAAAAGTTttcacgccgccgtcgaggggtTGGTTCATCGCCCAACGTTGATTTCCCATCGTCGGATCGAGCCTCTCTCGCAAAAGGGTTCGTATCGATCTCACATGGGAGAAAGAAATGGTGAAACCGGTGTGGTAGCCTCTAAATAGCTCCAGAACAGGGTGGGACGGCGTCCCGGTGCTGTAGGCCCTTTCGTTTCTGTGTTTCTCAACAGCCGTCGAGGCGTGCCGATGCGGCTGGCTTCCGCGTGGACGAGGACACTTTGATTTGAATCGTATCCGTGAAACATGACCATTTCGTGCTGCCATTGGCTTCATCGACCAAGTCGCGACGTAGCACCCGTCTGGCATTGAGGCCCAAGGAGGCACCGTGCCTCGACAATGCGTtgccatgtacatgcacacgggCACCTTCCAAGCCCAAAAGCACCGACAAACGATCATGATGCTATGCAGATTGCCACCCATCTTGTTACCTCAAGACCCCGGCTGCGCTGTGCCAATCGAAGGCATCCTCTACATCTTGGGGCAAGGCGGTCATCATGTCCAATCAAATTGAATATTCGGAGAGCCTCGTGCTCTTCTGGCGTCTATTACTGTTCGCTCACCAAGGGAAGGCGGCATCCACCCCACCCCCTTTAATTCCGGATCAGAAGTTTCTAAACCCCACCTTGTCCGTCAATATGAAGCTGTTGCTCGTCCCCTGAAACGGTGAGATGTTGCCGATTAATGGCTTCGCATCACCATAGTATCTTACTCGATACGTCCCGGGCTTGGCACGGCCTGCCGTCTCCCACGTGACATCCACCTCACTGTAGCCCAGAAACCAATTGGTCCGGCGCCATGTGTAGACGAGGAACCAGTCGTTATCGTCGCTCACGCGCGTCCATGTATCGTCGGATGATTGTTGCTCGATTGCGACGAATGTATCCTCGAGTCGCAAGTTGTTGCGCGGGTTCGCAGCTTGGAAGGTTACCTTGACAACGTCGCCAAGTAGGTACCATGCATCAGGCTGGCGAACCGTGTTTCCAAAATCGGAACCCGGGGGATGAccgtcaacgacgacgccaGGAATAAATGACACCGACTTCTTGCGGTTGTCCGGTGGGAGACGGCCTTGGTTTGGTACGGCTGTCGAGTCGGGGCGCAGGAAGTGCATGTTACTGACGGTGAGGTTGATGTAGGCGTCGAGCTGATGCTGGCCAAAGAGTGTCGAGGCGCCCTCATAACGCTGGACGGCATACTCCTCAGGTGTGGCGCAGTAGTGAGAGTAGCTGTTGGCGGGTCCGCCTaggacgacgatgggcgCCTTGTTGAGGAAGGTCGACGCTTCCTTGGCCACAGCCGCCTTCCAGCGCCGTCCactcatcgtcgtcgcctcgctgGGGCTGACAATGATGAGGAGCTGGCCGACACGCAGTGTCTGGATGTCGACGATGTTGGGCGTCCAGGCATAGGGCAGGTCGAGTTCGCCAACGTCCAGGAGAATGGGTTTCACGCCGTGGCACGCCCTTTGCTCGGGAGACGGAGTCTTGATAAGGCCAGAGACGAGCTTCCAAATGGGGTTCGCTTTAGGCTCGCCAGAGTCACCCTGGGTAAAGTCGAAAGCGCCCGGCCAGTCCGAAGTACCAGCGGCAAAGGAGTATCCCAGAGCCGCTGGACAGGTCTTGGCTTTTTGACCGTTGGGGAGCGTAAACTCCCAGTATCTCATGTCGTGGAAGAAGTGGAAGGCCTTCACGGTGGGGCCGACAATGGCAGTCCCCGAGGCGTCCATCGAGTCCTTGATGTGCGTGTCAGCAGCGGCAAGAGGGTGGGAGGGAGCCATCCGATGAAGACGTACGTAGATTCTCTTGGCGCCATCAAACTGCCGACGACCGATCTCGTAGCAGCTCTTGACGCCAAGATCCAGCGTTCGGAACTCGGGACCACGGCCGTGACATTTTTGCGACTTGCCGTCGGCACAGGTGCTGCTCTGAAAGCTGCATTCTTGACCAGAACCATCGTCGCAGTATGCGCCGAGCACGTTCGGGCTCGTATCACCAACGTTCGCCTGGctgaagccggcgacgaagccgtcggcggcggagctgTCCCCGTTGAGTGACTCTTCGAGCATCCATGCGGCGACACCCTTgttgtcgccggcggcatgtGTATTGTTTCCGAGGAGCGAGGTACCATGGACGGGGAACCAGGTGAGAACGCCGAGATTCTTGCCGTCGGATACGCGGCGGAAGCGAAGGAGTGTCATGGTGGTATCGGTCGTGGCATCATACCTGTCGCGTTCGGCTTTCGGATTTGCGAGGTAGGAGTGAAGGGACCGGTTGATGGCCCCATCTTTGATGACCGTGGTGCCGACATCAAGGTAGCCCTGGAAAGGAGGCATGTTAGCAGGTGGCGTCCAAGCGATCTTCGGACGAGTGGTCTCTTGCCTCTTGCAGACTTTGATGGGCGCGCTTTATGGACAGCACAGCGCCGTCCACGATCGCTTGATAGCTTTGCTGGCTAAAGCCTAGAGTCGTGAACTGGGGAAGCAAATAGTTGAACCAACCACCCGGACCGGCATGGCTGTGGGTGCCCGTCAAGGCCAAGTTGTTATGGCCATAGACGTTGTAATCGTTTCCGAGGGCCTTGAGGCCCTCCAAGACGCCGTACCGGATCGCCGTATCTCCGGACTGGGTGTCGAGTACGAGATAGACGAAACAGTCTTTCGGATTCCTCACGTTGGCAACGACAAAGGCACGGCTGTGGAGGCGCTGCCGCAGTCCGGAGCCAACCTGTTCGGAATTTGCATATCCGGCGAAACCAATTTCGACAACAGGTCCGGTGATGTCTGCTTTGCCGACGCCAATGAGATACTTGTCGCCGGGAGCAGTACCAgaggccaaggcgacgaggagaaggatGACGATGGAGACGAGGCGGTGTATGCCGTGATGATGAAGGGTTGCGGTGGCCATCGTCATTGGCCAGTCTGATCCGATCCAATGACGCGACGGCAGAAATAAATACTCGGCTGGGTGTAGCTGGTGGCGGGATCCCCCACAAACTTATATCGAGCATTCGGCGTCCTGTCAAGAAAACCTCTCGCTGGGTTGCTGCCCGAGAGGAGTGGACAGCCAGGGCACACGCTCATCTCGCACGGCGCAGATGTCGTCTGAGGAAGCGC includes these proteins:
- a CDS encoding neutral ceramidase precursor, which translates into the protein MATATLHHHGIHRLVSIVILLLVALASGTAPGDKYLIGVGKADITGPVVEIGFAGYANSEQVGSGLRQRLHSRAFVVANVRNPKDCFVYLVLDTQSGDTAIRYGVLEGLKALGNDYNVYGHNNLALTGTHSHAGPGGWFNYLLPQFTTLGFSQQSYQAIIAWTPPANMPPFQGYLDVGTTVIKDGAINRSLHSYLANPKAERDRYDATTDTTMTLLRFRRVSDGKNLGVLTWFPVHGTSLLGNNTHAAGDNKGVAAWMLEESLNGDSSAADGFVAGFSQANVGDTSPNVLGAYCDDGSGQECSFQSSTCADGKSQKCHGRGPEFRTLDLGVKSCYEIGRRQFDGAKRIYDSMDASGTAIVGPTVKAFHFFHDMRYWEFTLPNGQKAKTCPAALGYSFAAGTSDWPGAFDFTQGDSGEPKANPIWKLVSGLIKTPSPEQRACHGVKPILLDVGELDLPYAWTPNIVDIQTLRVGQLLIIVSPSEATTMSGRRWKAAVAKEASTFLNKAPIVVLGGPANSYSHYCATPEEYAVQRYEGASTLFGQHQLDAYINLTVSNMHFLRPDSTAVPNQGRLPPDNRKKSVSFIPGVVVDGHPPGSDFGNTVRQPDAWYLLGDVVKVTFQAANPRNNLRLEDTFVAIEQQSSDDTWTRVSDDNDWFLVYTWRRTNWFLGYSEVDVTWETAGRAKPGTYRVRYYGDAKPLIGNISPFQGTSNSFILTDKVGFRNF